One Streptomyces sp. NBC_01237 genomic region harbors:
- a CDS encoding response regulator transcription factor has product MTQLTDAWNVLVVEGDAQAALTLVNDLRWHGHTASAVTTGAAALEEHHTADLILLDLDLPDVDGLEICRSISALCDTPLIAVTARDSELDRVLGLQAGADDYLAKPYGVRELLARMAAVMRRSRAGRAAARDVDLGPLVIDQETREVRLDGRTVPLTRKEFDLLRLLSSRPGAVFTRRQILSQIWHDTDIRRSRTIDTHVSSLRRKLGSSDWVVTVRGVGFKMVRR; this is encoded by the coding sequence ATGACGCAATTGACGGACGCATGGAACGTGCTTGTGGTGGAGGGTGACGCGCAAGCGGCGCTGACCCTCGTGAACGACCTGCGCTGGCACGGCCACACGGCCAGCGCCGTCACCACCGGGGCAGCGGCGCTGGAGGAGCACCACACCGCCGACCTCATCCTGCTCGACCTGGACCTGCCGGACGTCGACGGGCTGGAGATCTGCCGGTCGATCTCCGCGCTGTGCGACACCCCGCTCATCGCCGTCACCGCCCGTGACAGCGAGCTGGACCGGGTGCTGGGGCTCCAGGCGGGCGCGGACGACTATCTGGCCAAGCCGTACGGCGTCCGGGAGCTGCTGGCCCGGATGGCCGCGGTGATGCGCCGGTCCCGGGCCGGGCGCGCCGCGGCCCGGGACGTGGACCTGGGGCCGCTGGTCATCGATCAGGAGACCCGCGAGGTACGGCTGGACGGGCGGACCGTGCCCCTCACCCGCAAGGAGTTCGACCTGCTGCGCCTGCTGTCGTCCAGACCGGGGGCGGTCTTCACCAGGCGGCAGATCCTCTCGCAGATCTGGCACGACACCGACATCCGGCGCAGCCGCACGATCGACACGCATGTCAGCAGCCTGCGCCGCAAGCTCGGTTCGAGCGACTGGGTCGTCACGGTGCGGGGCGTCGGGTTCAAGATGGTCCGCAGATGA
- a CDS encoding alpha/beta hydrolase codes for MELDADGLTLSGLLARPRTADPRAVVVALHGGGMRAGYFHGQADPATSLLSLAADCGYAALALDRPGYGRSAREAPDGVGLAGQADRLRAALAAYGREHPTGAGFFLVGHSLGGKVALATAAGWGGDGLPGTEGLLGVDVSGVSDRWAVAPTRVTGTDGRQRHALHWGPPSLYPPDTFRLARPLIAPMPTIEATEAVEWPATYAGLAPSVRVPVRLTFAEHERWWHIDPPTLEAMAARLGSPLVRTEHLADAGHNISLGLTARSYHLRVLAFLEECLARAQRPVSVRGRG; via the coding sequence ATCGAACTGGACGCGGACGGCCTCACCCTCTCCGGACTGCTCGCCCGCCCCCGTACGGCGGACCCCAGGGCGGTGGTGGTGGCCCTGCACGGCGGCGGGATGCGTGCCGGGTACTTCCACGGGCAGGCCGATCCGGCCACCTCGCTGCTCTCCCTCGCCGCCGACTGCGGCTACGCGGCCCTCGCGCTCGACCGGCCCGGCTACGGACGCTCGGCGCGCGAGGCTCCCGACGGGGTGGGACTCGCCGGACAGGCGGACCGGCTGCGGGCGGCGCTGGCGGCGTACGGGCGCGAACACCCCACCGGGGCGGGCTTCTTCCTGGTGGGGCACTCGCTGGGCGGGAAGGTCGCACTGGCCACCGCGGCGGGCTGGGGCGGGGACGGGCTCCCGGGCACGGAAGGACTCCTGGGGGTGGATGTCTCCGGCGTCAGCGACCGGTGGGCCGTCGCCCCCACGCGGGTGACCGGTACGGACGGGCGGCAGCGGCACGCTCTGCACTGGGGGCCGCCCTCCCTCTACCCGCCCGACACGTTCCGGCTGGCCCGGCCGCTGATCGCGCCGATGCCCACGATCGAGGCGACGGAGGCGGTGGAATGGCCCGCGACGTACGCCGGACTGGCCCCCTCGGTGCGGGTCCCGGTGCGCCTCACGTTCGCGGAGCACGAGCGCTGGTGGCACATCGATCCGCCGACCCTGGAGGCGATGGCCGCGCGGCTCGGCTCACCCCTGGTGCGTACCGAACACCTGGCTGACGCCGGACACAACATCAGCCTCGGTCTGACGGCCCGCAGTTATCATCTGCGCGTCCTCGCCTTCCTGGAGGAGTGCCTCGCGCGCGCGCAGCGGCCGGTGTCCGTGCGAGGGCGCGGATGA
- a CDS encoding SDR family NAD(P)-dependent oxidoreductase: protein MKNIVIQGGTDGMGRALGLARLHRGDAVLIIGRDAAKGASFLAEAAAMGAGERATFVQADLSLISENQRVIESIAARFPTLDALVLCARHYLSARRETAEGIEGTFALFYLSRFLLGHGLRPLLEKGEQPVIMNVAGPGSPMGEIHWTDLEMKRDYNGLVAQMQGGKANDLLGVAFAEEYGTGGIRYVLFNPGSVSTSFSGEYDPATKAHIEGMKRMAKPVEAGIAPILTVLDAPPAEPVSAFAEGRRMGLTDKSFDTHDAKRLATLTRELLAR from the coding sequence GTGAAGAACATCGTGATTCAGGGCGGCACGGACGGGATGGGCCGGGCCCTGGGACTCGCCCGGCTGCACCGTGGCGACGCCGTCCTCATCATCGGGCGCGATGCCGCGAAGGGGGCGTCCTTCCTCGCCGAGGCGGCTGCCATGGGAGCCGGGGAACGGGCCACGTTCGTCCAGGCGGATCTGAGCCTGATCAGCGAGAACCAGCGGGTCATCGAGAGCATCGCGGCGCGGTTCCCCACGCTGGACGCCCTCGTGCTGTGCGCACGGCACTACCTCTCGGCGCGCCGTGAGACGGCGGAAGGCATCGAGGGCACCTTCGCCCTGTTCTATCTGAGCCGGTTCCTGCTCGGCCACGGTCTGCGCCCGCTGCTGGAGAAGGGCGAGCAGCCGGTCATCATGAACGTGGCGGGTCCGGGAAGCCCGATGGGCGAGATCCACTGGACCGACCTGGAGATGAAGCGCGACTACAACGGGCTGGTCGCCCAGATGCAGGGCGGCAAGGCGAACGACCTGCTCGGTGTCGCGTTCGCGGAGGAGTACGGCACGGGCGGCATCCGGTACGTGCTGTTCAACCCGGGCAGCGTGTCCACCAGCTTCTCCGGCGAGTACGACCCCGCGACGAAGGCCCACATCGAAGGGATGAAGCGGATGGCGAAGCCGGTGGAGGCGGGCATCGCGCCGATCCTCACCGTCCTCGACGCGCCGCCCGCCGAACCGGTGAGCGCCTTCGCCGAAGGCCGGCGGATGGGGCTGACGGACAAGTCCTTCGACACGCACGATGCGAAGCGACTCGCCACCCTGACCCGGGAACTGCTGGCACGCTGA
- a CDS encoding AfsR/SARP family transcriptional regulator translates to MSRQVLSLLLAHANHVVTLESLVEELWGDAPPRLARKTVQTYIYHVRKALREGTQGTDGTARAEGTAAADGAQDREPPRLETESRGYRLRVAKGQLDLWRFEELCAAGQAAQSRGDARATSDAYREALALWRGRPFSGSAAGVLLSAQQARLEDLRMGALERRVEADMALGHHRELLSELKGLAIDHPLSEVICGQLMTAATRSGQRQVALDAYSRLRAAMIAELGLEPSTGLRSLQQSVLEDAAPPGGRTAAPTGTWAAPASPAELPPGMADCVARQRDVSGIVAAVGPVGSGADGPSAVRVALVTGAVGTGKTATAVQAAHRLRSHYPGGQLFTTLHRPDGTPVPARDALASLLLSSGYAAERLPDAAEDLARLFRSWTSERQMLVVLDDASSGEQVIPLLPSSPGCSVVITSRRRMEGLPGTVTTVPLRGMSPDEGVALLGGIVGARRVARERSAARELVELYGGLPLALRALGRRLSAWPNLALRDQLHCARGDGGRLAVLQGPQDDCLSRLGRAHLRLAEAEQNLLFLLSDLPQPILERDLWQAAALSGLHPGEFSQLVESLVASHFLEFRDSRGGPAFAVPVLTRLALPGRTRPARRHPPREVATGTRGGSGHGASGSPVLAGAPQ, encoded by the coding sequence ATGAGCCGCCAAGTCCTGTCACTGCTGCTCGCCCACGCCAACCACGTCGTGACGCTGGAGAGCCTGGTGGAGGAGCTCTGGGGGGACGCGCCCCCGCGGCTCGCGCGCAAGACGGTGCAGACGTACATCTACCACGTACGCAAAGCGCTGCGGGAGGGCACGCAGGGCACCGACGGCACGGCTCGGGCGGAGGGCACCGCCGCGGCGGACGGCGCACAGGACCGGGAACCGCCGCGGCTTGAGACGGAGTCGCGCGGGTACCGGCTCCGGGTGGCGAAGGGGCAGCTCGACCTCTGGCGCTTCGAGGAGCTCTGCGCGGCCGGGCAGGCCGCGCAGAGCAGGGGAGATGCCCGCGCCACGTCCGACGCGTACCGCGAAGCGCTCGCCCTGTGGCGGGGGCGGCCGTTCTCCGGGTCGGCGGCCGGTGTGCTGCTCTCGGCGCAGCAGGCCAGGCTGGAGGACCTCCGGATGGGTGCCCTGGAGCGGCGCGTCGAGGCCGACATGGCGCTCGGGCACCACCGTGAACTGCTGAGCGAGCTCAAGGGGCTCGCGATCGACCACCCGTTGAGCGAGGTGATCTGCGGGCAGCTCATGACCGCGGCGACGCGGTCGGGGCAGCGGCAGGTCGCCCTCGACGCCTACAGCAGGCTGCGGGCGGCGATGATCGCCGAACTCGGCCTGGAACCCTCGACCGGGCTCAGGAGTCTTCAGCAGAGCGTCCTGGAGGACGCCGCGCCTCCCGGCGGCCGGACCGCGGCACCGACGGGCACCTGGGCGGCGCCCGCCTCTCCGGCCGAACTCCCGCCCGGGATGGCCGACTGCGTGGCCCGGCAGCGGGACGTGTCGGGCATCGTGGCCGCGGTCGGGCCGGTCGGCTCGGGTGCGGACGGACCGTCGGCGGTACGGGTCGCCCTGGTGACGGGGGCCGTGGGCACCGGGAAGACGGCGACGGCGGTGCAGGCCGCCCACCGGCTCCGCTCGCACTACCCCGGCGGCCAGCTCTTCACCACCCTCCACCGCCCGGACGGCACCCCTGTCCCCGCCCGTGACGCGCTGGCGTCGCTGCTGCTGTCCTCGGGGTACGCCGCCGAGCGCCTGCCGGACGCGGCGGAGGACCTGGCCAGGCTCTTTCGCAGCTGGACATCGGAACGCCAGATGCTGGTGGTGCTCGATGACGCCTCCTCCGGCGAGCAGGTGATTCCGCTGCTGCCGAGCAGTCCGGGCTGTTCGGTGGTCATCACCTCGCGCCGGCGGATGGAGGGCCTGCCCGGCACGGTCACCACGGTCCCGCTGCGGGGGATGTCGCCGGACGAGGGAGTGGCGCTCCTCGGCGGCATCGTCGGCGCCCGCCGCGTCGCGCGGGAGCGGTCGGCCGCACGGGAGTTGGTCGAACTGTACGGGGGGCTGCCACTGGCCCTCCGGGCGCTGGGACGGCGTCTGAGCGCCTGGCCGAACCTGGCCCTGCGCGACCAGCTGCACTGCGCACGTGGCGACGGCGGACGGCTCGCGGTGCTCCAGGGTCCGCAGGACGACTGTCTGTCGAGGCTCGGCCGGGCCCATCTGCGGCTCGCGGAGGCGGAGCAGAATCTGCTGTTCCTGCTGTCCGATCTCCCCCAGCCCATCCTGGAGCGGGACCTCTGGCAGGCCGCGGCGCTGTCGGGGCTGCATCCGGGCGAGTTCAGCCAGCTGGTGGAATCCCTCGTCGCCTCCCACTTCCTGGAGTTCCGCGACAGCCGCGGGGGCCCGGCGTTCGCCGTGCCGGTCCTGACCCGGCTGGCGCTGCCCGGCCGGACGCGGCCGGCCCGGCGGCATCCCCCGCGCGAGGTCGCCACCGGTACGAGGGGCGGCAGTGGCCACGGCGCCTCGGGCTCGCCCGTGCTGGCCGGGGCGCCGCAGTGA
- a CDS encoding DUF7144 family membrane protein: protein MSNSAQQHRTPASTANSWATGGLVFAGVLMLIEGILGIFQGIAAIAEDDVYTRFGDYIFKFNLTGWGWIHLILGIILVITGYGLLKAFTWARGAGIALAALSVIANFMFLPYQPVWALITVAIGLFVIWSLSTYQSDGKI, encoded by the coding sequence ATGAGCAACTCGGCGCAGCAGCACCGGACACCGGCGTCCACGGCGAACTCCTGGGCCACCGGCGGGCTCGTCTTCGCGGGTGTCCTGATGCTCATCGAGGGCATCCTCGGCATCTTCCAGGGCATCGCCGCCATCGCCGAGGACGACGTCTACACCCGGTTCGGCGACTACATCTTCAAGTTCAACCTGACCGGCTGGGGCTGGATCCACCTGATCCTCGGCATCATCCTGGTCATCACCGGCTACGGGCTGCTCAAGGCATTCACGTGGGCGCGCGGTGCCGGTATCGCTCTCGCCGCACTGAGCGTCATCGCCAACTTCATGTTCCTGCCGTACCAGCCCGTCTGGGCCCTGATCACCGTCGCCATCGGCCTGTTCGTCATCTGGTCGCTGAGCACCTATCAGTCCGACGGCAAGATCTGA
- a CDS encoding DUF4440 domain-containing protein, with protein MSKTEIDALTAEFFGAFDNRGGRVADVGRIRRLLLPGGVIVKTGPDFTVQSVEEFIEPRQRLLSDGRLVEFSEWETSERTDIAGDIAARFGEYRKSGILDGAPFEGGGTKTIQFVRTSAGWRISAFAWYDPS; from the coding sequence ATGTCCAAGACCGAGATCGACGCGCTGACCGCCGAGTTCTTCGGCGCCTTCGACAACCGGGGCGGCCGGGTCGCCGACGTGGGCCGGATCCGTCGGCTGCTGCTCCCCGGCGGCGTGATCGTCAAGACCGGCCCGGACTTCACCGTCCAGAGCGTGGAGGAGTTCATCGAGCCTCGCCAACGGCTGCTGTCCGACGGCCGGCTGGTCGAGTTCTCCGAGTGGGAAACCTCCGAACGGACCGATATCGCGGGCGACATCGCCGCACGGTTCGGCGAGTACCGCAAGTCCGGAATCCTGGACGGGGCGCCGTTCGAGGGTGGCGGTACCAAGACCATCCAGTTCGTCCGTACCTCCGCGGGCTGGCGGATCTCCGCGTTCGCCTGGTACGACCCGTCCTGA
- a CDS encoding glycosyltransferase: protein MTALQLTVVVPCFNEAEAIETFHTTLIAALGPLGGELEICYVDDGSTDGTRLLLGGLAAMDKRVRYTAFSRNFGKEAAMLAGLRMSRGAAVVLMDADLQHPPELIPRMLELHRHGYDQVIPRRDRTGDGVLRNALSHTYYALVRRCMDVEVLDGSGDFRLLSRRAVESVLSLPESNRFSKGIFSWIGFDTVSFRYRNRERAAGQSKWGSKRLLNYGIDGLLSFNNRPLRLAIYTGFWVFVSALAYALWTIVNVLLNGADTPGYATLLTAVVALSGIQLVTLGVIGEYVGRIYHEAKHRPPYVVRETSESCPALPGKPEPVATGELSELASGRSRTLRQFASFVLIGCVNTAVYMAVYYVLNQRIPYLAAHAVGFTVSFIGSFLLNSYITVGTRPTWRGFARYPLSSVINLVASGALLHLAVSGLDMDKNVAALAAGVLVTPFSFLLARWAITSGRGTDAQPDRPDGSRAEPSAIKSDSR, encoded by the coding sequence ATGACTGCCCTTCAGCTGACGGTCGTGGTGCCGTGTTTCAACGAGGCCGAAGCGATCGAGACCTTTCACACCACACTGATCGCCGCCCTGGGGCCCTTGGGCGGTGAGCTGGAAATCTGCTATGTGGACGACGGCAGTACCGATGGGACGCGCTTACTGCTGGGTGGTCTGGCGGCCATGGACAAGCGTGTCCGGTACACCGCGTTCAGCCGGAATTTCGGCAAGGAGGCCGCCATGCTAGCGGGGCTCCGGATGTCCCGGGGCGCCGCGGTCGTACTGATGGACGCGGACCTCCAGCATCCACCCGAACTCATTCCCCGCATGCTGGAACTGCACCGGCACGGCTACGACCAGGTGATTCCGCGACGTGACCGGACCGGCGACGGAGTGCTGCGCAACGCCCTCAGCCACACCTACTACGCGCTGGTCCGCCGCTGCATGGACGTGGAGGTCCTGGACGGCTCCGGCGATTTCCGGCTGCTGTCACGACGGGCCGTGGAGAGTGTGCTCTCGCTCCCGGAGAGCAATCGATTCTCGAAGGGGATCTTCTCCTGGATCGGCTTCGATACGGTCAGCTTCCGGTACCGGAACCGGGAACGCGCGGCCGGACAGTCGAAATGGGGAAGCAAGAGACTGCTGAACTACGGCATCGACGGATTGCTGTCCTTCAACAACCGCCCCTTGCGGCTGGCCATCTACACCGGGTTCTGGGTCTTCGTATCGGCACTCGCCTATGCCCTGTGGACCATCGTGAACGTCTTGCTGAACGGTGCGGACACACCCGGCTACGCCACCCTGCTCACCGCCGTCGTGGCGCTCAGCGGAATTCAGCTGGTCACGCTCGGAGTCATCGGCGAGTACGTGGGGCGTATTTACCACGAGGCGAAACACCGACCCCCCTATGTCGTCAGGGAAACAAGCGAATCGTGCCCGGCGCTGCCGGGAAAACCTGAACCGGTCGCCACGGGGGAGCTGAGCGAACTCGCGTCCGGCCGGTCACGCACCCTGCGCCAGTTCGCCTCCTTCGTGCTGATCGGATGTGTGAACACGGCGGTGTACATGGCCGTCTACTACGTGCTGAACCAGCGCATCCCGTATCTGGCCGCCCATGCGGTGGGTTTCACGGTCAGCTTCATCGGCTCGTTCCTGCTCAACTCCTACATCACCGTGGGGACGAGGCCGACCTGGCGCGGGTTCGCGCGCTACCCCCTGTCGAGCGTCATCAACCTCGTGGCATCGGGCGCCCTGCTCCATCTCGCGGTCAGCGGCCTGGACATGGACAAGAACGTCGCCGCCCTGGCCGCGGGAGTGCTCGTCACCCCCTTCTCCTTCCTGCTGGCCCGATGGGCGATCACGTCGGGCCGGGGCACGGACGCACAACCCGACCGGCCGGACGGCAGCCGGGCCGAGCCATCGGCGATCAAGTCCGACAGCCGTTGA
- a CDS encoding DUF6056 family protein yields the protein MVGSVPGTAVPEPPDERLRSSGRRRGRWTRRRPWADYWVPALALVPLALLAAASWSGRWVRPGADDWCFLPVVRDEGISGIVGKFYFDDNGRIANGLLVGAYAKFGVAGHQWFALVSGVLMLGILWAVTAAALRRAGLAVPRGTALLTAATVTALFLFVTANTYKTFYWPAASVSHTLPPVLACAATIPLLRARSRRGRLLALAGALVMGLVVGTLSEETAVVVVVVLFAGLLTGRRVLPAHARTYGLAWCAAGIAGTGIGALILITSPGSRTRRERYGAQNSTLLAPDSLIASLRGFGEIIVTVATTWQYVGAVAVGLLVSLIAQRSDGRPPRPPAHWPLLAVTGTLALFVSGYLCTVITYPAFGERVATANRLWNDYLLLYIALLVGAGLLLGRAVRLIDPRTRLLTGTATALCAALCVLVCIEPALSLSDLDTSMRARAQRWDHQDRWLRERAAAGAEVLPYKPVTVSEMLEPFGRQGRDVWPAGCVADYYHLGRVTYTTTLPSET from the coding sequence ATGGTTGGCAGCGTCCCGGGAACCGCCGTTCCGGAACCGCCGGACGAACGGCTCCGGTCATCGGGGAGACGGCGAGGGAGGTGGACGCGGAGGCGGCCGTGGGCGGACTACTGGGTACCGGCCCTCGCCCTCGTGCCGCTCGCTCTGCTCGCCGCCGCCTCATGGTCCGGGCGCTGGGTCCGCCCCGGTGCAGACGACTGGTGCTTTCTGCCGGTCGTACGGGACGAGGGCATCTCCGGCATCGTCGGCAAGTTCTACTTCGACGACAACGGGCGGATCGCGAACGGACTGCTGGTCGGGGCCTACGCGAAGTTCGGCGTCGCCGGGCACCAGTGGTTCGCCCTGGTCAGCGGCGTACTGATGCTCGGCATCCTGTGGGCGGTGACCGCCGCCGCACTGCGCAGGGCGGGACTCGCGGTGCCCCGCGGCACGGCGCTCCTGACCGCCGCCACGGTCACCGCGCTCTTCCTGTTCGTGACGGCCAACACCTACAAGACGTTCTACTGGCCCGCCGCCTCCGTGTCGCACACCCTGCCGCCCGTGCTCGCCTGCGCCGCGACGATTCCGCTCCTGCGGGCCCGATCGCGCCGGGGCAGGCTCCTCGCCCTGGCCGGTGCCCTGGTCATGGGCCTGGTCGTCGGCACCCTGTCGGAGGAGACCGCGGTCGTCGTCGTGGTCGTACTGTTCGCCGGACTGCTGACCGGCCGCAGGGTCCTCCCGGCGCATGCCCGGACCTACGGGCTCGCGTGGTGCGCGGCGGGGATCGCCGGTACGGGCATCGGCGCCCTGATCCTGATCACCTCACCGGGCTCCCGGACCCGGCGCGAGCGGTACGGTGCGCAGAACTCCACCCTGCTGGCCCCCGATTCGCTCATCGCGTCACTGCGGGGGTTCGGCGAGATCATCGTCACGGTGGCCACGACATGGCAGTACGTGGGTGCGGTCGCGGTGGGACTCCTGGTGAGCCTGATCGCCCAGCGCTCCGACGGCCGCCCGCCCCGCCCGCCCGCGCACTGGCCCCTGCTCGCCGTCACCGGCACGCTCGCGCTGTTCGTTTCGGGATACCTCTGTACGGTCATCACCTACCCGGCCTTCGGTGAACGCGTCGCCACCGCCAACCGGCTCTGGAACGACTACTTGTTGCTGTACATCGCGCTGCTCGTGGGCGCGGGCCTGCTCCTGGGCCGGGCGGTGCGGCTGATCGACCCGCGTACCCGCCTGCTCACCGGCACGGCCACGGCCCTCTGCGCGGCGCTCTGCGTCCTGGTCTGCATCGAGCCGGCCCTCTCGCTCAGCGACCTCGACACCAGCATGCGGGCACGGGCCCAGCGCTGGGACCACCAGGACCGATGGCTGCGGGAACGGGCGGCAGCGGGCGCCGAGGTGCTCCCGTACAAACCGGTCACGGTCAGCGAGATGCTGGAACCGTTCGGACGGCAGGGCCGCGACGTCTGGCCGGCCGGTTGCGTGGCCGACTACTACCACCTCGGACGTGTCACCTACACGACCACACTCCCCTCCGAGACCTGA
- a CDS encoding NUDIX hydrolase: protein MIERVRAVLVTEDDTMLVIRRTKPGVPVYWVLPGGGVEASDESREAALHREIHEEIAGKADIIRLLHTIESDGERQFIYLARIMTWSFEDRTGPEFSAEGRGEYALEEVPLTVEGIDGIDLKPEEMADVLRGAVQDGTLVGASALVSQTSPK from the coding sequence ATGATCGAACGAGTCCGAGCCGTCCTCGTCACCGAGGACGACACGATGCTGGTCATCCGCCGCACGAAGCCCGGTGTCCCCGTGTACTGGGTGCTGCCCGGTGGCGGAGTGGAAGCCAGTGACGAATCCCGGGAGGCCGCCCTCCACCGGGAGATCCACGAGGAGATCGCCGGGAAGGCCGACATCATCCGCCTCCTGCACACGATCGAATCGGACGGCGAGCGCCAGTTCATCTACCTGGCCCGCATCATGACCTGGTCCTTCGAGGACCGCACCGGACCCGAGTTCAGCGCCGAGGGCCGGGGCGAGTACGCGCTGGAGGAGGTTCCGCTGACGGTGGAGGGGATCGACGGCATCGACCTGAAGCCCGAGGAGATGGCCGACGTCCTGCGAGGCGCTGTCCAGGACGGAACCCTTGTCGGCGCAAGCGCGCTCGTCTCCCAAACGTCTCCCAAATGA
- the sodN gene encoding superoxide dismutase, Ni yields MLSRLFAPKVKVSAHCDLPCGVYDPAQARIEAESVKAVQEKYQANEDADFRTRAVLIKEQRAELAKHHVSVLWSDYFKPPHFEKYPELHQLVNDTLKALSAAKGSNDPATGQKALDLIAQIDTIFWETKKA; encoded by the coding sequence ATGCTTTCCCGCCTGTTTGCCCCCAAGGTGAAGGTCAGCGCCCACTGCGACCTGCCCTGCGGTGTGTACGACCCGGCCCAGGCCCGCATCGAGGCGGAGTCCGTCAAGGCCGTCCAGGAGAAGTACCAGGCCAACGAGGACGCGGACTTCCGCACGCGCGCCGTTCTGATCAAGGAACAGCGCGCGGAGCTCGCGAAGCACCACGTCTCGGTGCTCTGGAGCGACTACTTCAAGCCCCCGCACTTCGAGAAGTACCCGGAGCTGCACCAGCTGGTCAACGACACCCTGAAGGCGCTCTCCGCGGCCAAGGGCTCGAACGACCCGGCGACCGGCCAGAAGGCTCTGGACCTGATCGCCCAGATCGACACGATCTTCTGGGAGACCAAGAAGGCCTGA
- the sodX gene encoding nickel-type superoxide dismutase maturation protease translates to MQELTQGPGSGRAARVPFQVVEVSGPSMVPTLYHGDLLLVRYGAQVRPGDVVILRHPFQQDLLVVKRAVERRAGGWWVRGDNTFAGGDSTDYGTVPEELVLARVRARYRPLKKDQRSVLGVLGWAVSAVRPVSAARSDSRRLRAR, encoded by the coding sequence ATGCAGGAGCTGACGCAGGGGCCCGGAAGCGGGCGTGCGGCGCGGGTGCCGTTTCAGGTGGTGGAGGTGTCGGGGCCGTCGATGGTGCCCACGCTCTACCACGGTGACCTGCTGCTGGTGCGGTACGGGGCGCAGGTGCGCCCGGGAGACGTGGTGATCCTGCGTCATCCGTTCCAGCAGGATCTGCTGGTGGTGAAGCGGGCCGTCGAGCGCCGGGCGGGCGGCTGGTGGGTGCGGGGTGACAACACGTTCGCCGGTGGGGACAGCACGGATTACGGGACCGTCCCCGAGGAGCTCGTCCTGGCCCGGGTGCGGGCCCGCTACCGGCCGCTGAAGAAGGATCAGCGGTCGGTGCTGGGCGTGCTCGGCTGGGCGGTCTCCGCGGTGCGGCCGGTTTCGGCGGCCCGCTCGGACTCCAGGCGCTTGCGGGCCCGGTAG
- a CDS encoding CGNR zinc finger domain-containing protein, whose translation MELAYYSDYAVRLVNTEEPARNKDVLTRVEAVRDLFGANGQAARRATDADVTRFRSVRARLRAVFEAADIGDETLAVDLLNSLLLEFPVSPQISGHDTRDDDGKPDWHMHLADHPSNATAGYAAIAAMGLAFHLTSHGVDRLGLCEAAPCRNAYLDTSTNRSRRYCSDRCATRANVAAYRARKRLESERAAETGRTAETAQPSTPSTDR comes from the coding sequence GTGGAACTGGCCTATTACTCGGACTATGCCGTGCGCCTGGTCAACACCGAGGAGCCGGCCCGCAACAAGGACGTCCTCACCAGGGTCGAAGCCGTCCGGGACCTGTTCGGCGCCAACGGACAGGCGGCCCGCCGCGCGACCGACGCGGACGTGACCCGCTTCCGGTCCGTACGGGCCCGGCTGCGCGCGGTCTTCGAGGCGGCCGACATCGGCGACGAGACCCTCGCGGTCGACCTGCTCAACTCGCTGCTGCTGGAGTTCCCGGTGAGCCCGCAGATCTCCGGCCACGACACCAGGGACGACGACGGGAAGCCGGACTGGCACATGCACCTGGCCGACCACCCGTCGAACGCGACGGCCGGGTACGCCGCCATCGCGGCCATGGGCCTGGCCTTCCACCTCACCTCGCACGGCGTGGACCGGCTCGGCCTGTGCGAGGCCGCGCCGTGCCGCAACGCGTACCTCGACACCTCGACCAACCGGTCCAGGCGCTACTGCTCGGACCGCTGCGCGACCCGGGCGAACGTCGCCGCCTACCGGGCCCGCAAGCGCCTGGAGTCCGAGCGGGCCGCCGAAACCGGCCGCACCGCGGAGACCGCCCAGCCGAGCACGCCCAGCACCGACCGCTGA